A genomic stretch from Sulfobacillus thermosulfidooxidans includes:
- a CDS encoding DUF4258 domain-containing protein yields MDNLVEYTYHARQRMIQRNITESEVLECLFWPDITYPDGHGHMNYIKNSIRVVATLDRKKVITVVRQS; encoded by the coding sequence ATGGATAATCTCGTAGAGTATACGTATCATGCCCGACAACGCATGATCCAGCGAAATATTACCGAATCCGAGGTCTTAGAATGCTTATTTTGGCCAGACATCACTTATCCTGATGGCCACGGTCATATGAATTACATCAAAAACTCGATTCGCGTTGTCGCAACACTCGATAGAAAGAAGGTGATTACCGTTGTCCGCCAGTCATAA
- a CDS encoding sigma factor-like helix-turn-helix DNA-binding protein yields MSHTVKYSLYAALQTLPPDILPVISLAYGLVDGRPYSIRRIAHTLNLSERRARQLLEQGLRHLQADPVLHDWHRIDKARRLLHQSA; encoded by the coding sequence ATGTCGCACACTGTCAAATACTCGTTATACGCCGCGTTACAAACCTTGCCACCTGACATTTTACCCGTCATTTCTCTTGCTTATGGATTGGTCGATGGCCGCCCGTATTCGATTCGCCGCATTGCCCACACCTTAAACTTGTCCGAACGCCGGGCCCGTCAATTATTAGAGCAAGGCTTACGTCACTTACAAGCCGATCCGGTCTTGCACGATTGGCACCGGATTGACAAAGCCCGTCGCCTCTTACACCAGAGTGCCTAA
- a CDS encoding Fic family protein, whose product MTPFIASLDQRINRLNGQQPLPVETRRFLAEALRTRITYASNAIEGNHLTLAETQMVLSGVAVGGKPLRDHLEAIDHAEAWDAMIQAVNSPEPITSFLLRSLHGLVLRRSQPEYAGQYRQGPVAIAGSPRVPPDPIMVPSAVDELLTTSQHMDAHPVVAGAIMHARLMRIHPFVDGNGRTGRLLLNLWLLRHHYVPTILEPDDRPAYYAALQAADGGLFEPIIKVVAHGISRTLSLYEEVLHLGPEPPASRPPGLHL is encoded by the coding sequence GTGACGCCCTTCATCGCATCGTTAGATCAACGAATAAACCGCCTGAATGGCCAGCAACCGCTACCGGTGGAAACACGCCGATTCCTGGCAGAGGCTTTGCGGACGCGCATCACCTATGCCTCCAACGCGATAGAAGGCAACCACCTCACCTTAGCCGAAACCCAGATGGTGTTGTCCGGCGTCGCTGTCGGCGGCAAACCCTTGCGCGACCACCTCGAAGCCATCGACCATGCCGAAGCGTGGGATGCCATGATCCAAGCGGTGAATTCCCCGGAACCCATCACCTCTTTTTTGTTGCGCTCCTTGCACGGCCTCGTCTTGCGGCGATCACAGCCGGAGTATGCCGGCCAGTATCGTCAGGGGCCTGTCGCCATCGCCGGGAGTCCTCGGGTGCCGCCAGACCCCATTATGGTGCCCAGCGCTGTCGATGAGTTGCTGACCACATCACAGCACATGGACGCTCACCCCGTCGTGGCGGGAGCCATCATGCATGCCCGATTGATGAGGATTCATCCGTTTGTCGATGGGAACGGACGCACAGGGCGATTGCTGCTCAATCTCTGGCTCCTGCGTCATCACTATGTCCCGACTATCTTGGAACCCGATGATCGTCCGGCCTATTATGCGGCTTTGCAAGCCGCCGATGGCGGCCTCTTTGAGCCAATTATCAAAGTGGTCGCTCACGGCATTTCACGCACCCTCAGTTTGTATGAAGAGGTGCTCCACCTAGGACCTGAGCCGCCTGCTTCGAGACCCCCAGGTCTGCATTTGTAG
- a CDS encoding aminotransferase class V-fold PLP-dependent enzyme: MTQTWPSWHQLVSRSDSRRYFNIATSSPLLDLVKNAMITALNEEPMHATPWEQTEYVVQRTRQVLSQLLGVPSETVAITTNTTQGLHLILNGIRWMPDDEIIVSTDEHASTIIPVFAVQKRFGLTVRLISTNWKEPCTSQDLIHQLETLVTPLTRLIILSHVTWNTGRIRPLDMICRWARNRGIKTLVEGAQGIGHVDVSWLRDGDCDAYAFPGHKWLCGPPGTGALWVHPSWIEEIWPSQPGYCGIKSFAFNGAIQWQDGVKRLESSTRNITVLAGWLAVLQYLRDLGFPRITQRIYHLYAYFIRLLTNSEILSQCYWVIGDAGIVTLIPRKAWDIKQLTATLQQYGIICRHIVRPHGIRFSLHAFNTEKDIDFVIYYLLELTRSISSSSPSVIKSPLWWEE; the protein is encoded by the coding sequence GTGACTCAAACGTGGCCGTCGTGGCATCAACTGGTTTCGCGAAGCGATTCCCGCCGTTATTTCAATATTGCTACGAGTAGCCCTCTGTTAGACCTTGTAAAGAATGCGATGATAACAGCCTTAAATGAAGAACCGATGCATGCAACCCCGTGGGAACAAACAGAATACGTCGTGCAGCGTACCCGCCAAGTCCTTAGTCAACTGTTAGGGGTTCCATCGGAAACTGTCGCGATAACAACGAATACCACCCAGGGGCTTCATTTAATTCTCAACGGAATCCGGTGGATGCCCGACGATGAGATTATTGTGTCGACTGACGAACATGCCAGTACAATTATCCCAGTATTTGCTGTGCAAAAACGGTTTGGTCTGACTGTACGTCTGATTTCTACGAATTGGAAGGAACCCTGCACGTCTCAAGATTTAATTCATCAACTGGAAACGCTAGTCACCCCACTTACACGGCTGATTATACTCAGTCATGTGACATGGAATACGGGGCGCATTCGTCCCCTGGATATGATTTGTCGCTGGGCACGAAACCGAGGCATTAAAACATTAGTTGAAGGGGCTCAAGGAATAGGCCATGTAGATGTTTCTTGGCTAAGGGACGGCGATTGTGATGCTTATGCTTTTCCTGGACATAAGTGGTTATGTGGGCCTCCCGGGACGGGCGCATTATGGGTCCACCCCTCGTGGATCGAGGAAATTTGGCCTTCCCAACCAGGATACTGCGGGATAAAGTCGTTTGCTTTCAACGGCGCGATTCAGTGGCAGGATGGAGTTAAGCGGTTAGAATCATCCACTCGCAACATTACTGTACTCGCTGGATGGCTTGCAGTCCTACAATATCTGCGAGATTTGGGATTCCCACGCATTACCCAACGCATCTATCACTTATATGCCTATTTTATACGGTTGCTTACGAATTCAGAGATTTTATCTCAATGCTATTGGGTAATAGGCGATGCGGGCATTGTAACACTTATTCCTCGTAAGGCATGGGATATCAAACAGTTAACCGCGACATTACAACAGTATGGGATCATTTGTCGCCATATCGTTCGGCCACACGGAATCCGGTTTTCCTTACACGCCTTTAATACGGAAAAAGATATTGATTTTGTGATCTATTATCTTTTGGAATTGACCCGATCAATTTCTTCATCCAGTCCATCGGTGATAAAAAGTCCACTTTGGTGGGAGGAATAA
- a CDS encoding single-stranded DNA-binding protein, whose translation MMNHITLIGRLTRDPELRYTSQGVPVASLTLAVDRPFTNAQGQRDVDFIDIVIWRKLAETVANHLTKGRLVAVAGRLQVRSYEAQDGSKRRAAEVIAESVQFLDGKKSDANAPVHAATAVPLPDDLPF comes from the coding sequence ATGATGAATCACATTACCCTGATTGGCCGGTTGACCCGCGATCCGGAACTCCGTTACACGTCCCAAGGTGTGCCCGTTGCTTCGTTGACGCTGGCCGTCGACCGCCCGTTTACCAACGCGCAAGGCCAGCGCGACGTGGATTTCATCGACATTGTGATTTGGCGGAAACTCGCCGAAACGGTGGCCAATCACCTGACCAAAGGCCGCCTCGTCGCGGTGGCCGGTCGGTTGCAAGTCCGGTCTTACGAAGCTCAAGACGGTTCCAAACGGCGCGCCGCCGAAGTCATCGCGGAATCCGTGCAATTTCTCGATGGCAAAAAATCCGACGCCAACGCGCCGGTCCACGCCGCGACCGCCGTTCCGCTTCCTGATGATTTGCCGTTTTAA
- a CDS encoding RRXRR domain-containing protein, which produces MRIAVVSLYGKPLSPTTPAKARKLIKSGGAIPKRDKLGTFYLQLTTPTRETIPHDTVAGIDPGKLYSGLGVQTPQATLWMGHLVLPFPVVKKAMKTRKTLRGFRRYRKTPQRSIRFLHRTGHKLPPSIRANRDLEWRVLQELAKIYPITHVVYEVVKARGNKSFSPVMVGQQWQIDRIAQQWPLTPRYGWETQRLRDALGLYKTRTKAERSPASHAVDGVALAASHFLRYVPFYEKNGDHGQRWEGHCDITDAPFAVIGRPLWHRRALHDQNPTQGGQRERFGGTTTPWGFRKGDFVEATKADRTVRGYVSGYTHTAKTRSLAVADARWHRLGQFVVSHVRLLRRSTRLLIDAVASSAFLPPLNFVAAGESCRDSVEGGPLIMRISDHLKQGQSLPRQVWGAIRPVTRSVPPKKGRHAPYRRQPRRRLDQGGDREPD; this is translated from the coding sequence ATGCGCATTGCCGTCGTTTCGCTCTACGGAAAACCGCTCAGTCCCACAACACCAGCTAAAGCGCGCAAGCTGATCAAAAGCGGGGGCGCCATTCCCAAACGGGACAAGCTTGGCACATTTTACCTTCAACTGACAACGCCGACGAGAGAAACGATTCCACACGATACCGTGGCTGGGATTGATCCGGGAAAACTATACTCTGGCCTGGGAGTGCAAACCCCTCAAGCCACGCTTTGGATGGGGCATCTGGTTCTCCCTTTTCCGGTGGTCAAAAAAGCTATGAAAACTCGTAAGACCTTGCGTGGCTTCCGTCGCTATCGCAAGACGCCCCAGCGCTCGATCCGCTTTCTCCATCGTACCGGGCACAAGTTGCCTCCCAGCATTCGGGCCAACCGCGATCTGGAATGGCGCGTACTCCAAGAATTGGCTAAAATCTATCCGATTACGCACGTCGTCTACGAAGTCGTCAAAGCGCGCGGCAACAAATCCTTCAGCCCCGTGATGGTCGGACAGCAATGGCAAATAGACCGCATAGCCCAGCAGTGGCCGCTGACACCCCGATATGGATGGGAAACCCAACGCCTTCGTGATGCTTTGGGGTTGTACAAAACTCGCACAAAAGCTGAACGCTCACCCGCGAGTCATGCAGTCGACGGCGTCGCTCTCGCTGCGAGCCATTTTTTGCGCTATGTCCCGTTTTACGAAAAAAACGGCGACCATGGCCAACGATGGGAAGGACACTGTGACATCACAGATGCTCCATTTGCTGTCATCGGGCGGCCCCTGTGGCATCGCCGGGCGCTGCATGATCAAAACCCGACCCAGGGCGGCCAGCGCGAACGGTTCGGCGGCACCACGACGCCATGGGGCTTCCGCAAGGGGGATTTCGTCGAAGCCACCAAAGCGGACCGCACGGTGCGCGGCTATGTCTCAGGCTATACGCACACGGCGAAAACCCGATCCCTTGCCGTCGCCGATGCCCGTTGGCACCGTCTTGGCCAATTTGTTGTGTCTCACGTGCGTCTGTTACGGCGTTCCACGCGCCTTCTGATAGACGCTGTGGCTTCCTCGGCATTCCTCCCGCCGCTGAACTTTGTTGCAGCGGGGGAATCCTGCCGAGATTCTGTTGAAGGAGGTCCACTGATCATGCGCATCTCTGACCACTTAAAGCAAGGTCAGTCCTTACCACGACAGGTCTGGGGGGCAATTCGCCCCGTCACCCGATCCGTGCCTCCTAAAAAGGGGCGTCATGCGCCCTACCGCCGACAGCCCCGACGCCGCTTGGACCAGGGTGGGGATCGGGAACCCGATTAG
- a CDS encoding DUF6922 domain-containing protein yields MRLPQTIQRLFYRYHADLLETDRHAAIIIPTVLADGHSADWQWLFQVYGWETIQQWMRESGHAAMLPPPKERFWTTILLGTPQETPRWAGGNARRLVPPDALPNWFPDDLR; encoded by the coding sequence ATGAGGCTCCCTCAGACTATCCAACGGCTCTTCTATCGCTATCATGCGGACCTCTTAGAGACCGATCGTCACGCCGCGATCATCATTCCGACTGTGCTAGCCGATGGCCACAGTGCGGATTGGCAATGGTTATTCCAGGTGTACGGATGGGAGACCATCCAACAATGGATGCGGGAGTCCGGGCATGCTGCGATGCTCCCGCCTCCCAAGGAACGGTTTTGGACGACGATTCTCTTAGGCACGCCGCAAGAAACCCCACGCTGGGCGGGCGGCAATGCCCGGCGTCTCGTTCCGCCAGACGCCTTACCCAACTGGTTCCCAGATGATTTACGCTAA
- a CDS encoding phosphate-starvation-inducible PsiE family protein: MMSPSSPSTTPSLQSRLLVWLQRSTDGLFGLVLVGVWLMAFVVIGLMVVSVWHGPLTYGHLIGLLDPLLFLLMLGELVHTLHLALQTHHLPLKPFIALLWLAVIRRLLVVITTATSWNLTTLGLLVAGLLILSAMLVLLPNQSAD; this comes from the coding sequence ATGATGTCCCCGTCATCCCCGTCGACGACTCCCTCTCTCCAGTCTCGCTTGTTGGTCTGGTTGCAACGGAGTACGGATGGCTTGTTCGGATTGGTTCTGGTTGGCGTTTGGCTGATGGCTTTTGTGGTCATCGGTCTGATGGTCGTCAGCGTCTGGCATGGCCCGTTAACGTATGGGCATCTTATCGGCTTATTAGACCCGTTGTTGTTTTTGCTCATGCTCGGTGAACTGGTGCATACGCTCCATCTCGCCTTGCAGACCCATCATTTGCCCCTCAAGCCCTTTATTGCCCTGCTCTGGCTAGCGGTGATTCGGCGGCTGTTGGTCGTCATTACGACGGCCACGTCATGGAATTTGACGACGCTGGGCCTTTTAGTGGCTGGCTTGCTGATTTTGAGCGCGATGCTGGTGCTCTTGCCCAATCAATCAGCGGATTAA
- a CDS encoding DUF2283 domain-containing protein, whose protein sequence is MSASHNTVTRVLSHHYDAEADAFYVTFRKAPIASQVTLSPEIILDETVDHTIVGMEVLYPRENWPQAQKWLRQHGFLVDFPLSSFDVTPSNNTDQ, encoded by the coding sequence TTGTCCGCCAGTCATAATACGGTCACTCGGGTTCTGTCCCACCATTACGATGCGGAAGCGGATGCGTTCTATGTGACATTTCGAAAGGCACCCATCGCATCTCAAGTGACATTATCTCCCGAGATTATCCTCGATGAGACGGTGGATCATACCATCGTCGGCATGGAAGTGCTCTATCCCAGAGAAAATTGGCCCCAGGCTCAAAAATGGTTGCGCCAGCACGGTTTTCTCGTCGATTTCCCATTATCCAGCTTTGACGTGACACCATCCAACAATACGGATCAATAA
- a CDS encoding DMT family transporter, with protein sequence MLHTQSTRFSTPSFLVTIIAGMVASAFFSLTFVVNQALGLAHDSWQWTAALRYFFMVPLLWGLLYLTPRSRRRLFWIALSEHPWRWIGGGTIGFGLFYAPLTIAAQYGPAWLVAGTWQLTIIMGGLLEPVVKRTRIHARSLSQGIPWRTLFNSMVILAGVSLLQWDHFRHLSSWHNTANVVGPIILAAVAYPLGNRMMITYAPQMSATERTLGMTLGSLPFWGTVAFWGLMERGWPQEPQIIQSVIVAIGSGVIATVLFYWATQHAFAHPEQLAAIEATQSGEVLFSLIGSMVFLGQSWPSPVSMGGVALIILGMILHSLQRKTTSTFSVKT encoded by the coding sequence ATGTTGCATACTCAATCAACTCGTTTTTCCACTCCTTCGTTCTTAGTAACAATCATTGCTGGCATGGTAGCATCGGCTTTTTTTTCTTTAACCTTTGTTGTGAACCAAGCTCTTGGCTTAGCTCATGATAGTTGGCAATGGACTGCCGCCTTGCGTTACTTTTTTATGGTGCCTTTGCTGTGGGGACTCCTCTATTTAACACCACGTTCCCGACGCAGATTATTCTGGATAGCACTAAGTGAACACCCTTGGCGATGGATTGGGGGCGGAACGATTGGTTTTGGATTATTCTATGCCCCCCTAACTATTGCAGCACAATACGGGCCCGCTTGGCTTGTTGCAGGAACGTGGCAACTCACGATCATCATGGGCGGATTACTGGAACCCGTAGTCAAGAGGACCCGCATTCACGCACGGAGTCTGTCTCAAGGAATTCCCTGGCGAACATTGTTCAATTCAATGGTCATTCTCGCGGGGGTGAGCCTACTGCAGTGGGATCATTTCAGACATCTCTCGTCGTGGCATAATACCGCTAATGTCGTGGGCCCCATTATTCTGGCGGCGGTGGCCTATCCTTTAGGCAATCGCATGATGATAACCTATGCTCCTCAGATGAGTGCTACGGAGCGCACCTTGGGAATGACGTTGGGAAGCTTACCGTTTTGGGGAACCGTAGCCTTCTGGGGGCTTATGGAACGGGGATGGCCACAGGAACCTCAAATTATTCAATCCGTCATCGTAGCAATCGGTTCAGGAGTCATCGCAACCGTATTATTTTATTGGGCAACGCAACACGCATTTGCACATCCTGAGCAATTAGCGGCTATCGAAGCAACGCAGTCAGGAGAAGTTTTATTTTCTCTGATAGGGTCGATGGTGTTTTTGGGTCAATCCTGGCCATCTCCGGTATCTATGGGAGGCGTGGCGCTTATTATTCTGGGAATGATTTTGCACAGCCTTCAAAGAAAGACCACCTCAACTTTCTCTGTTAAAACATAA
- a CDS encoding PilZ domain-containing protein, which translates to MTVNLLSAAKAIARRRSRRFAVHWSAHVYATDPARGRWLARPPIVASGTALDVSVEGVQIQIPRQALTQSVPDPCWIQLDSPHQRWQWPATILRLSADGAWVRLALHFDPQSLSDAQQDTWRDWVQWLNHPTDLVALPALPFVDSPLLH; encoded by the coding sequence ATGACGGTGAATCTGCTCAGTGCTGCCAAAGCTATTGCACGCCGCCGGTCTCGCCGGTTTGCGGTCCACTGGTCTGCTCACGTGTATGCGACCGATCCGGCTCGCGGGCGCTGGTTGGCCCGACCTCCCATCGTGGCATCGGGCACGGCCTTAGATGTGTCGGTGGAAGGCGTGCAAATCCAGATTCCCCGTCAGGCTTTAACCCAGAGCGTTCCCGATCCGTGCTGGATCCAACTCGACAGCCCGCATCAACGCTGGCAGTGGCCCGCGACAATTTTGCGATTGTCTGCGGATGGCGCGTGGGTGCGACTGGCTCTACATTTTGACCCGCAATCCTTATCGGATGCGCAACAGGACACCTGGCGCGATTGGGTCCAGTGGCTGAATCATCCCACGGACCTCGTGGCGTTACCGGCTTTGCCCTTCGTTGACTCGCCCTTACTTCATTAA
- a CDS encoding type II toxin-antitoxin system HicB family antitoxin, which translates to MEITVIVEQLPDSQEFLAYSDEVQCLATGNTAEQAMQNFREALHHLMTHYGNELMADLSHKSIRQVPLT; encoded by the coding sequence ATGGAGATTACTGTGATTGTCGAACAGTTACCCGATTCTCAAGAGTTTCTGGCCTATTCCGATGAAGTCCAATGCCTCGCCACAGGCAATACGGCTGAGCAAGCGATGCAAAATTTTCGCGAGGCTCTTCATCATCTCATGACGCATTATGGCAACGAGCTGATGGCTGATCTCTCCCACAAATCTATTCGTCAAGTCCCTCTCACCTAA
- a CDS encoding DUF4406 domain-containing protein: MTLYLSGPMSGLPDFNYPAFHAAADRLRTAGYHVINPAEHGVHPEWTYADYLRQDLLQLLTDADAVAVLPGWRTSRGTHLEVAVAHALSLPVASLTTWLYRATATSTLVLEGRPV; the protein is encoded by the coding sequence ATGACCCTCTACCTCTCCGGCCCCATGTCGGGCCTGCCCGATTTTAACTATCCCGCTTTCCATGCGGCGGCTGACCGTTTACGCACCGCCGGGTATCACGTCATCAATCCCGCAGAGCACGGCGTGCATCCTGAGTGGACGTATGCCGATTATCTGCGACAAGACTTATTGCAACTGCTAACCGACGCCGACGCCGTGGCTGTATTACCCGGCTGGCGCACCTCGCGCGGGACCCACTTAGAAGTCGCCGTCGCCCACGCCTTATCCTTACCGGTCGCTTCCCTGACCACGTGGCTCTATCGCGCTACGGCGACCTCAACTCTTGTCTTGGAGGGGCGTCCGGTTTAG
- a CDS encoding type II toxin-antitoxin system HicA family toxin, which translates to MPPLPHLTARELLQKLARLGFIRVRQKGSHVVVRHANDPQRFAVVPLHSQRTIPPGTLQHILHSLRISIDDLNQA; encoded by the coding sequence ATGCCGCCGTTACCCCACTTAACAGCGCGGGAGCTTTTACAAAAATTGGCACGGTTAGGCTTTATTCGCGTCCGGCAAAAAGGTAGCCATGTTGTCGTGCGCCATGCCAACGACCCTCAGCGGTTTGCTGTCGTTCCTCTGCATAGTCAACGCACCATTCCTCCGGGGACTCTTCAACATATTCTGCATTCCCTTCGTATTTCTATTGACGATCTCAATCAGGCATAA
- a CDS encoding type II toxin-antitoxin system HicB family antitoxin — translation MARYTVIVEKGDHEYFAYVPALPGCTSAGQTPGEALDRVIEAIHLTQSYMTEHHIPLPQPIETIAEVEVN, via the coding sequence ATGGCGCGCTATACCGTAATTGTGGAAAAAGGCGATCACGAATATTTTGCCTATGTTCCGGCTCTTCCCGGATGCACCAGTGCTGGCCAAACGCCCGGTGAAGCCTTAGATCGCGTTATTGAGGCTATTCATCTCACACAAAGCTATATGACCGAACACCATATTCCTCTGCCCCAGCCTATTGAGACCATTGCGGAAGTCGAGGTTAATTGA
- a CDS encoding type II toxin-antitoxin system RnlB family antitoxin yields MTAYAIESVSYGPYSRLVIAMSFMNPFDDLTSIEHDLLGFQGKVLFDLLFAVGPTANRFVESFFNGKHFVMASVKPVVIHDAHLKALLHSFYTAYPHAIDASILSRWDRLRLQKGKI; encoded by the coding sequence ATGACGGCATACGCTATCGAATCCGTGTCTTATGGCCCCTATTCTCGTCTTGTCATCGCAATGTCTTTTATGAATCCCTTCGACGATCTGACTTCGATCGAACACGATCTCTTAGGTTTTCAGGGAAAGGTTCTTTTCGATTTGCTTTTTGCTGTCGGACCCACTGCGAATAGATTTGTGGAATCCTTCTTTAATGGGAAACATTTTGTCATGGCCTCTGTTAAACCGGTTGTCATTCACGATGCCCATCTGAAGGCCCTTTTACACTCATTTTATACCGCCTACCCTCATGCAATAGATGCGAGTATCTTGTCACGGTGGGATCGGCTCCGACTTCAAAAAGGCAAAATATAG
- a CDS encoding single-stranded DNA-binding protein, protein MMNHIILIGRLTRDPEMRYTPQGTPVAAFTLAVDRPFTNAQGQRDTDFIDCVVWRKLAETVGNYLQKGRLVAVEGRLQVRSYEAQDGTKRRVAEVVAESVQFLDSRKDAAGVSADAASADDAALPDDLPF, encoded by the coding sequence ATGATGAATCACATTATCCTCATTGGCCGTCTCACCCGCGATCCCGAAATGCGGTACACCCCGCAAGGCACACCCGTTGCCGCCTTCACGCTGGCCGTCGATCGTCCCTTTACCAATGCCCAAGGTCAGCGCGACACCGATTTTATTGATTGCGTGGTTTGGCGTAAACTGGCCGAAACCGTGGGCAATTATCTCCAAAAAGGCCGGCTGGTCGCGGTGGAAGGCCGCTTGCAAGTGCGTTCCTATGAAGCCCAAGATGGCACGAAGCGACGCGTCGCCGAAGTGGTGGCCGAGTCCGTCCAATTCTTGGATAGCCGCAAAGACGCGGCGGGCGTCTCTGCGGACGCGGCCTCTGCCGATGATGCGGCTTTGCCGGATGATTTGCCGTTCTAA